One Globicephala melas chromosome 4, mGloMel1.2, whole genome shotgun sequence genomic window carries:
- the ADARB1 gene encoding double-stranded RNA-specific editase 1 isoform X3 — MDVEDEENMSSSSTDVKENCSLDGAPPKDGSAPGPGEGAPLSNGGGGGAGRKRALDESSNGHSKFRLKKRRRAPGPALPKNALMQLNEIKPGLQYTLLSQTGPVHAPLFVMSVEVNGQVFEGSGPTKKKAKLHAAEKALRSFVQFPNASEAHLAMGRSLSANADFTSDQADFPDALFNGFETPDRPDVPFYLGANGEDSFSSSGDLSLAASPVPAGLAQPPLPVPPPFPPPSGKNPVMILNELRPGLKYDFLSESGESHAKNFVLSVVVDGQFFEGSGRSKKLAKARAAQSALATVFNLRLDQTPSRQPVPSEGLQLHSPQVLADAVARLVLEKFGDLTDNFAAPHARRKVLAGIVMTTGTDVKDAKVISVSTGTKCINGEYMSDRGLALNDCHAEIISRRSLLRFLYTQLELYLNSKDDQKRSIFEKSERGGFKLKEKVRFHLYISTSPCGDARIFSPHEPVLEEPADRHPNRKARGQLRTKIESGEGTIPVRSNASIQTWDGVLQGERLLTMSCSDKMARWNVVGIQGSLLSVFVEPIYFSSIILGSLYHGDHLSRAMYQRISSIEDLPALYTLNKPLLSGISNAEARQPGKAPNFSVNWTVGDSAIEVINATTGKDELGRASRLCSLQLTAVQDH; from the exons ATGGATGTAGAAGATGAAGAGAACATGA GTTCGAGCAGCACAGATGTTAAGGAAAACTGCAGTCTGGACGGCGCGCCCCCCAAGGACGGCAGCGCCCCGGGGCCTGGCGAGGGCGCCCCGCTCTCCAACGGGGGTGGCGGGGGCGCCGGCAGGAAGCGGGCCCTGGACGAGAGCAGCAATGGCCACTCCAAGTTCCGCCTGAAGAAGCGGAGGAGGGCGCCGGGGCCCGCGCTGCCCAAGAACGCGCTGATGCAGCTCAACGAGATCAAGCCTGGCCTGCAGTACACGCTGCTGTCGCAGACGGGACCCGTGCACGCCCCCCTCTTCGTCATGTCTGTCGAGGTCAACGGGCAGGTCTTCGAGGGCTCCGGCCCCACGAAGAAGAAGGCCAAGCTGCACGCGGCCGAGAAGGCCTTGCGCTCCTTCGTCCAGTTTCCCAACGCCTCTGAGGCCCACCTGGCCATGGGCCGGAGCCTGTCCGCCAATGCAGACTTCACGTCCGACCAGGCCGACTTCCCCGACGCGCTCTTCAACGGCTTCGAGACCCCGGACAGGCCGGATGTGCCCTTCTACCTGGGCGCCAATGGCGAAGACTCCTTCAGCTCGAGTGGGGACCTCAGCCTGGCTGCGTCTCCCGTGCCTGCCGGCCTGGCCCAGCCACCCCTCCCCGTGCCCCCGCCGTTCCCACCCCCGAGCGGGAAGAACCCCGTGATGATCTTGAACGAGCTGCGCCCGGGACTGAAGTACGACTTCCTCTCGGAGAGCGGGGAGAGCCACGCCAAAAACTTCGTCCTGTCTGTGGTCGTGGACGGGCAGTTCTTCGAGGGCTCGGGGAGGAGCAAAAAGCTCGCCAAGGCCCGGGCCGCGCAGTCCGCCCTGGCTACTGTCTTTAACTTGCGCCTGGACCAGACCCCGTCTCGCCAGCCTGTCCCCAGCGAGGGCCTCCAGCTGCACTCGCCACAG GTCTTAGCCGATGCCGTGGCGCGCCTGGTTCTGGAGAAGTTTGGGGACCTGACGGACAACTTCGCCGCCCCCCACGCACGCAGGAAAGTTCTTGCTGGAATCGTCATGACAACAG GCACAGATGTGAAGGATGCCAAGGTGATCAGTGTTTCCACAGGAACAAAGTGTATTAACGGCGAGTACATGAGTGACCGCGGCCTTGCGCTGAACGACTGCCACGCGGAAATCATATCTCGAAGATCCTTGCTCAGATTTCTTTACACACAACTTGAGCTTTACTTAAA TAGCAAAGATGATCAAAAAAGATCCATCTTTGAGAAGTCCGAGCGGGGAGGATTTAAGCTGAAGGAGAAGGTCCGGTTCCATCTGTACATCAGCACCTCCCCCTGTGGAGATGCCAGGATCTTCTCGCCACACGAGCCCGTCCTGGAAG AACCAGCAGACAGACATCCGAATCGTAAAGCCCGAGGACAGCTGCGGACGAAAATAGAGTCTGGTGAGGGGACGATCCCAGTCCGCTCGAATGCCAGCATCCAGACGTGGGACGGGGTGCTGCAAGGGGAGCGGCTGCTCACCATGTCCTGCAGTGACAAGATGGCGCG GTGGAACGTGGTGGGCATCCAGGGGTCCCTGCTCAGCGTCTTTGTGGAGCCGATCTACTTCTCCAGCATCATCCTGGGCAGCCTGTACCACGGGGACCACCTCTCCAGGGCCATGTACCAGCGCATCTCCAGCATAGAGGACCTGCCTGCGCTGTACACCCTCAACAAGCCTCTGCTCAGCG